Proteins encoded by one window of Yersinia massiliensis:
- the moaD gene encoding molybdopterin synthase sulfur carrier subunit — protein MIQILFFAQVRELVGTDSLQLAAEFPTVEALRQALCQRGDRWQLALEEGKLLTAVNQSLVSGQHPLVAGDEVAFFPPVTGG, from the coding sequence ATGATCCAGATTCTATTTTTCGCTCAGGTTCGTGAACTGGTGGGAACCGATAGCCTGCAATTGGCGGCTGAGTTCCCAACCGTCGAGGCATTGCGGCAAGCGCTGTGCCAACGAGGTGATCGCTGGCAGTTGGCCCTCGAAGAGGGTAAGTTACTCACCGCGGTCAACCAATCGTTGGTGAGCGGGCAACATCCGCTGGTGGCTGGTGATGAAGTGGCCTTCTTTCCACCGGTGACGGGGGGATAA
- a CDS encoding Bax inhibitor-1/YccA family protein, which yields MDRYPRSNGSIVERANSGIQAYMAQVYGWMTCGLLLTAVVAWYAANTPAILNFIFSSQITFFGLIIVQLGLVFVISGMVNRLSGSMATSLFMLYSALTGLTLSSILIMYTGASIASTFIICAGMFGAMSFYGYTTKRDLSGMGSMLFMGLIGIVLASIVNIWLKSPALMWAVTYIGVLVFVGLTAYDTQKLKNMGAQLDPNDRDSFRKYSIVGALTLYLDFINLFLMLLRIFGNRR from the coding sequence ATGGATCGCTATCCACGCTCTAATGGTTCTATTGTCGAACGTGCCAACTCTGGCATTCAGGCATATATGGCGCAGGTATACGGCTGGATGACCTGTGGTCTGTTATTAACGGCGGTTGTCGCTTGGTACGCAGCGAATACACCTGCGATACTTAATTTTATTTTCTCCAGCCAGATTACTTTTTTCGGGCTGATCATTGTTCAGTTGGGCTTGGTATTTGTTATTTCAGGCATGGTTAATCGCCTGAGTGGTTCGATGGCAACCAGCTTGTTCATGCTCTATTCCGCATTAACGGGCTTAACACTTTCCAGCATTTTGATCATGTATACCGGCGCGTCAATTGCCAGCACCTTTATCATTTGTGCGGGGATGTTTGGTGCGATGAGCTTCTACGGCTACACCACCAAACGCGATTTGAGCGGCATGGGCAGTATGCTGTTTATGGGCCTGATCGGGATCGTATTAGCCTCGATTGTGAATATCTGGCTGAAAAGCCCTGCATTAATGTGGGCAGTGACTTATATCGGTGTGCTCGTGTTCGTTGGCTTGACTGCATACGATACCCAGAAGTTGAAGAATATGGGTGCGCAGTTGGATCCTAACGACAGAGATAGCTTCCGTAAGTATTCCATTGTTGGCGCATTGACGTTGTATCTTGATTTCATCAACTTGTTCTTGATGTTGCTGCGGATTTTCGGCAACCGTCGTTAA
- the moaA gene encoding GTP 3',8-cyclase MoaA yields MVQLTDAFARKFYYLRLSITDVCNFRCTYCLPDGYRPDGQKSFLSLDEISRVSRAFALLGTEKIRLTGGEPSMRRDFTDIIATIRQNPAIRTIAVTTNGYRLARDAMQWREAGLTAINVSVDSLDPRQFHAITGQDKFHQVMQGIDAAFEAGFDKIKINAVLMRDVNDRQLSAFLHWIKSRPIQLRFIELMETGEGGNLFRKHHVSGGVIRQQLLQQGWQQQERARSDGPAQVFHHPDYLGEVGLIMPYEKDFCASCNRLRVSALGNLHLCLFGEQGITLRDLLGSDDQQDELMMRIQRALQTKKQTHFLHEGNSGITQNLSFIGG; encoded by the coding sequence ATGGTACAACTTACTGACGCATTTGCGCGCAAGTTCTATTATTTGCGCCTATCAATCACCGACGTGTGCAATTTTCGCTGTACCTATTGCCTGCCGGATGGTTATCGCCCTGACGGGCAAAAAAGTTTTCTGAGCCTTGATGAAATAAGCCGCGTCAGTCGCGCCTTTGCTTTGTTAGGGACGGAAAAAATCCGCCTGACGGGCGGTGAACCCTCTATGCGGCGTGATTTCACCGATATCATTGCGACAATCCGCCAAAATCCTGCGATACGCACTATTGCTGTGACCACTAATGGTTATCGCTTAGCCCGTGACGCCATGCAATGGCGAGAGGCAGGGCTAACCGCCATTAACGTGAGTGTCGACAGCCTCGACCCGCGGCAATTTCATGCCATTACTGGGCAGGATAAATTCCATCAAGTCATGCAGGGTATTGATGCCGCCTTTGAAGCCGGTTTTGACAAAATCAAAATCAATGCGGTGCTGATGCGAGATGTGAATGATCGCCAATTAAGTGCCTTCCTTCACTGGATTAAATCCCGACCGATCCAACTGCGATTCATTGAGTTGATGGAAACGGGAGAGGGCGGCAATCTATTTCGCAAACACCATGTTTCCGGTGGCGTTATCCGCCAGCAATTACTTCAGCAAGGTTGGCAACAGCAAGAACGTGCCCGCAGTGATGGCCCCGCACAGGTATTCCATCACCCTGATTACTTAGGGGAAGTGGGGCTTATCATGCCGTATGAGAAAGATTTTTGCGCCAGTTGTAACCGCTTGCGTGTCTCAGCGCTGGGGAATCTGCACTTATGCTTATTTGGCGAACAAGGCATTACGCTGCGTGACCTGCTGGGCAGTGATGATCAGCAAGATGAATTGATGATGCGAATTCAGCGCGCACTGCAAACTAAGAAGCAGACCCATTTCTTGCATGAAGGCAACAGCGGTATCACGCAGAATTTATCGTTTATTGGCGGCTAA
- the yvcK gene encoding uridine diphosphate-N-acetylglucosamine-binding protein YvcK, protein MRNRTLADLDRVVALGGGHGLGRVMSALSSLGSRLTGIVTTTDNGGSTGRIRRSEGGIAWGDTRNCLNQLITEPSVASAMFEYRFTGNGELAGHNLGNLMLKALDHLSIRPIEAINLVRSLLKVDAWLIPMSEQPVDLVAIDSEGHPVYGEVNIDQLAHMPQEMLLSPHVHATREAIEAISQADVILIGPGSFLTSLMPLLLLDDLTQALRRSSASMIYIGNLGRELSVAAAELSLQEKLAIMESKIGRKIIDAAIVSPRIDISGVTDRIIIQQPLEAKDIPYRHDRELLRQALEATLQQLGGAGSA, encoded by the coding sequence ATGCGAAATCGCACATTAGCGGATCTCGATCGGGTGGTTGCACTTGGCGGCGGTCATGGCTTGGGTCGAGTAATGTCAGCCCTCTCCTCTTTAGGTTCACGCCTAACGGGCATTGTCACTACAACGGATAATGGCGGTTCAACTGGGCGTATACGCCGCTCAGAAGGCGGCATTGCTTGGGGCGATACACGAAACTGCCTTAACCAATTGATTACAGAGCCCAGTGTGGCTTCCGCAATGTTTGAGTATCGTTTTACCGGTAATGGTGAGTTAGCAGGCCATAATCTGGGGAATTTGATGCTTAAGGCGCTGGATCATCTCAGCATTCGCCCCATTGAAGCCATCAATCTCGTGCGTAGCTTGCTGAAGGTAGATGCTTGGCTAATCCCTATGTCCGAACAACCCGTCGATTTAGTGGCAATCGATAGCGAAGGGCATCCGGTCTATGGGGAAGTGAATATCGACCAATTGGCGCACATGCCACAAGAAATGTTGCTCTCACCTCATGTCCATGCCACTCGAGAAGCCATTGAAGCCATCAGTCAGGCAGATGTGATCTTGATTGGCCCAGGGAGCTTCCTGACCAGTTTGATGCCACTCTTGCTGTTAGATGATTTGACGCAGGCTTTACGCCGCAGCTCCGCCAGCATGATTTATATTGGTAATTTGGGCCGTGAACTCAGTGTGGCGGCTGCGGAATTATCATTACAAGAAAAGCTGGCCATCATGGAAAGCAAGATTGGTCGCAAGATAATTGATGCCGCCATCGTTAGCCCAAGGATTGATATTAGTGGGGTCACTGACAGAATTATTATCCAGCAACCCTTGGAAGCCAAAGATATCCCTTACCGCCACGATCGCGAGTTATTGCGTCAGGCACTGGAAGCGACTTTGCAGCAGTTAGGTGGCGCAGGATCTGCTTGA
- the moaC gene encoding cyclic pyranopterin monophosphate synthase MoaC, giving the protein MTKLTHINAAGEAHMVDVSAKADTVREARAEAFVEMYAATLAMIIDGSHHKGDVFATARIAGIQAAKRTWELIPLCHPLLLTKVEVQLEAQPEHNRVRIESCCRLTGKTGVEMEALTAASVAALTIYDMCKAVQKDMIIGPVRLLAKSGGKSGDFKVNP; this is encoded by the coding sequence ATGACAAAACTCACCCACATCAACGCCGCTGGCGAAGCCCACATGGTCGATGTATCTGCCAAAGCAGATACCGTACGCGAAGCACGAGCGGAGGCATTTGTTGAAATGTACGCCGCGACACTGGCAATGATCATTGACGGCAGCCATCACAAAGGCGACGTTTTTGCCACCGCACGTATTGCGGGCATTCAAGCAGCTAAACGCACTTGGGAACTCATCCCATTGTGTCACCCGCTGCTACTGACCAAAGTGGAAGTGCAGTTAGAAGCTCAGCCTGAACACAATCGGGTGCGTATTGAGTCCTGCTGCCGTCTGACCGGTAAAACTGGCGTAGAAATGGAAGCCCTGACTGCGGCATCAGTCGCGGCACTGACCATCTACGATATGTGCAAAGCGGTGCAAAAAGACATGATTATTGGCCCAGTACGCCTGCTGGCAAAAAGCGGTGGGAAGTCTGGTGATTTTAAGGTGAACCCATGA
- a CDS encoding VF530 family DNA-binding protein, translating into MSDHLSKDPLHGITLEQLLTKLVEHYGWEELGYRIQINCFTSDPSIKSSLKFLRRTPWARAKVEALYIHMIENAALRAKSQP; encoded by the coding sequence ATCCATTGCACGGCATTACGCTGGAGCAATTGCTGACCAAGTTGGTGGAACATTACGGCTGGGAAGAGCTGGGATACCGTATCCAGATCAACTGTTTCACCAGCGATCCCAGCATTAAATCGAGTTTGAAGTTCTTGCGGCGCACGCCGTGGGCACGGGCCAAAGTCGAAGCGCTCTATATCCATATGATTGAAAATGCAGCTTTGCGCGCTAAATCTCAGCCATAA
- the moaE gene encoding molybdopterin synthase catalytic subunit MoaE, which produces MEHTRIHVGPEAFNVGDEYQWLSQCDEDGAVVTFTGKVRNHNLGESVSALTLEHYPGMTEKALGDIIAEARGRWPLQRVTVIHRVGPLFPGDEIVFVGVTSAHRGMAFDAAEFIMDYLKTKAPFWKREATAEGERWVESRDSDHAAANRW; this is translated from the coding sequence ATGGAACACACCCGTATTCACGTTGGGCCTGAAGCCTTCAATGTCGGTGATGAATATCAATGGTTATCGCAGTGTGACGAAGACGGCGCAGTCGTGACATTTACCGGTAAAGTTCGCAACCACAATCTGGGCGAAAGTGTCAGCGCACTGACACTGGAACATTACCCCGGTATGACGGAGAAAGCGCTTGGCGACATTATCGCTGAAGCGCGCGGCCGTTGGCCCCTACAGCGGGTGACGGTCATTCATCGTGTTGGGCCACTCTTCCCCGGCGATGAAATCGTCTTTGTTGGCGTCACCAGTGCGCATCGTGGCATGGCATTTGATGCCGCTGAATTTATTATGGATTACTTAAAAACGAAGGCACCTTTCTGGAAACGGGAAGCCACTGCGGAGGGTGAACGTTGGGTTGAATCACGCGATAGTGACCATGCTGCCGCCAATCGCTGGTAA